The sequence CATTTTCATTCTTCTCCCCCCTTTAGAATGAAGATCCCAAACTCCCTTTTTGACCGATGCGGTTTACTCCCTTTTCCGCATCGGTTTTTTTGTGCGCTAAAATCACTGAATTCTGCTATAATAAATCTCGGAAAGAGGTGTTTGTGCTTGAAGAAGTGGAAAAGAGATCACCTAGGGATGGTCATGGGAATATTGAATGTTACGCCAGATTCTTTTTCGGATGGTGGAAAATATATGCAAGTAGAAGAAGCGGTGGCTCGAGCTTTGCGAATGGCAGAAGATGGAGCGGCGATTATTGACGTTGGCGGAATATCTACTCGTCCTGGTTTTACAGAAGTAACGCCTGAGGAAGAACTTACCCGAATTATTCCTGTTATTAAAGCTGTTAGGGCGAAACTTCCGGATATATGGATTTCTGTTGATACTTGGCGCGCCGAAGTAGCTGAAAAAGCTATTTTAGCAGGAGCAAATATGATAAATGATCAATGGGGCGCAAAAAAAGAACCGAAAATTGCGGAAGTGGCTGCGAAATACAACGTACCGATTTGTCTGATGCATAACCGCGAAAATAAACAATATGATAATTTTCTGGAAGATGTAAAGAAAGATTTATTAGAAAGTGTTGCAATTGCTAAAGCGGCATCCGTGCCAGATGAACACATTATTCTAGATCCGGGTTTCGGTTTTGTTAAAACGCCTGCGCAGAATTTGGAGGTATTACGACGCATTGATGAGATAGTGGAACTTGGTTACGAGGTTTTACTTGGTACGAGTAGAAAGTCAACAATTGGTCTCGTCTTAGGAACTACTCCAGAGGATAGAATGGAGGGAACTGGAGCGACAACGGTATATGGATTTTCGAAAGGTTGCACCATTACTCGTGTACACGATGTGCTTCCAATTGCGCGCATGGTAAGAATGACGGATGCGATTACTGGCAAATTAGATATTACAAAATTATAAAGAGGTGCTTTAGTTGGATAAAATTTATTTAAATGAATTAGTGTTTTACGGATATCACGGAGTTTTAGCGGAAGAAACGAAATTAGGGCAAACGTTTAGAGTATCGCTTATTCTCGGTCTTTCTACTAAAAAAGCAGGAGTTTCGGACAGCGTAGACGACACAGTCAGCTATGCAGAGGTTTATGAAACAGTAAAAGAAATAGTGGAAGGAACGCCATTTAAATTAATCGAGGCACTTGCCGAAAAAATTGCAACGGAAGTTTTAACTGGTTATCCTCTATTAGAAGAAGTGACTGTAAAACTTATTAAACCCAATCCTCCCATTCCGGGACATTATGATTCTGTTGCAGTAGAAATTGAACGTAAAAGAAGTGATTTGAATGGCTAAAGCATTTCTATCAATTGGTACCAACATTGGCGAACGTTTAGAAAATTTAAATGATGCATTAAGTGGTTTAGCCGCTTCAGATCAAATTAAAATTACCAATGTATCTAGCGTATACGAAACAGACGCAGTAGGTTACGAAGATCAAGCAGCATTTTTAAATATCGCTGTAGAAATTGAAACAGATTTTTCGCCAGTTGATTTACTAGATTTTTGCCTCGCGCTCGAACTTGAATTGGGGCGAGTTCGATTGTTTAAGTGGGGGCCAAGACTCATTGATATTGATGTTTTATTATATGATGATGTTAAAATCGATACAGAAAAGCTAAAAATACCACATCCTTATATGAAAGAACGCGCTTTTGTGTTGATTCCACTCATAGAGATTTCACCAGAAAAAAGCAATCTTGTAGAGGATCCAGCCATTTTGGAAGAACAAGGCGTTCGGAAAATAAAAAATCAAGTCAACTGGTAAAATTGGCACTTGCAGAAAAAACTGATTATGATAACATATCACTAGCGCAATTTAAGAGGAAGGGGTTTACCATTAATGTTTAAAATAGGTAACGTAGAAATTAAAAACCAAGTAGTTGTGGCACCAATGGCCGGTATATCCAATTCCGCATTTCGTCTAACAGTCAAAGAATTCGGAGCAGGTCTTGTATGCTGTGAAATGATTAGTGACAAAGGAATCGCATACCGTAATGCTAAAA comes from Listeria monocytogenes and encodes:
- the folP gene encoding dihydropteroate synthase; translation: MKKWKRDHLGMVMGILNVTPDSFSDGGKYMQVEEAVARALRMAEDGAAIIDVGGISTRPGFTEVTPEEELTRIIPVIKAVRAKLPDIWISVDTWRAEVAEKAILAGANMINDQWGAKKEPKIAEVAAKYNVPICLMHNRENKQYDNFLEDVKKDLLESVAIAKAASVPDEHIILDPGFGFVKTPAQNLEVLRRIDEIVELGYEVLLGTSRKSTIGLVLGTTPEDRMEGTGATTVYGFSKGCTITRVHDVLPIARMVRMTDAITGKLDITKL
- the folB gene encoding dihydroneopterin aldolase; translation: MDKIYLNELVFYGYHGVLAEETKLGQTFRVSLILGLSTKKAGVSDSVDDTVSYAEVYETVKEIVEGTPFKLIEALAEKIATEVLTGYPLLEEVTVKLIKPNPPIPGHYDSVAVEIERKRSDLNG
- the folK gene encoding 2-amino-4-hydroxy-6-hydroxymethyldihydropteridine diphosphokinase, whose protein sequence is MAKAFLSIGTNIGERLENLNDALSGLAASDQIKITNVSSVYETDAVGYEDQAAFLNIAVEIETDFSPVDLLDFCLALELELGRVRLFKWGPRLIDIDVLLYDDVKIDTEKLKIPHPYMKERAFVLIPLIEISPEKSNLVEDPAILEEQGVRKIKNQVNW